The window AGGAGCTGGCAGTCCTTCATGCACAAATCGACGCGGTCCATGACATCCTTATGGATCGTGAGAAGGGCGGCCGTCGACCTTCATTTCTTCTCAGATCGGTTCGTGGCTCGGAAACCGAACTTGAGCCGGGTTTGCCGCACCCATTTGAAGGCTGCGAAATTCGCACCGACGCCGGCGAATACAAGATCGTCTTGAACCTCTCGAATAATGCCGCTCAACTGACCTACTCGCCCTGGGGGCTATACAACATCCGCTTCGATCCATACCAGTGCAGACGGGGATACACCGTCGCCGAGCTGGTCACAGAGTAATGCTGGGCAGCGGTCGATGCCGAAGCGCTTTGGGCACTGTGCCCTCGGCGGCGCAGAATGGCTCCGTTGAAAGGAACCCGAGAGGCAACCGGTGTTTAGCCCCCACGTTGCCCTGTCTGGCGTGATCTGTAATCGGCCTTCCATGGAAGAACGAAGGGAGTTTCTCCATGGAGACCGCGTTGGAGGTTCTCACAACCGCCAAGGCTGCGGGTGACCATCATCGGCAATGGCCGGAGGTCAAGGCGCGGATCGTATCGGAGAGTTTGCGGCCAGGCGCGACGGTGAATGAGGTGGCGGAGCGTTATGGGCTGAGGCCTAACCACCTGTCGTCGTGGCGCACGATGGCGCAGCACGGCAAGTTGATCCTTCCTGCACCTGAGGATGCGGTTGAGTTCGCGGGATGGTTGTCCAGATGTCCGACGCCGAGCCGCTGGTTGGCGATGTCAGCCGTCCCGAGGTCATCGTCGGTCCCGTCGCGATCCGTCTGGAGGAAGGCGCGTCTGCTGCCCGGAGGACGGCGGGGCACCAGCGATCGCTACACGATGGCAAGGAAAGCACGCCTACTCCAGCCGTCTTCAAGTCCCACTTGGCCGATCGCGTCGGAAAACGGGGAGTACACGCCTTTGAACCGACATTGGTGGCTTATTTTGAACTCCGCGACCAGCGCAAACTCGCTTCTGCCAATTGCAATTCATCCAATTGCGTTGGGAAACGAAGCGACAGAAATACCATTGGCGCGGCATCGTTGGTAAGCGGTGACGTGAGGCCGTTACTTCTTGAAGTTCCAGGGCATCAGAGCGTCGAGATCGCTTGATGGCCAACCTGCGGCGATACGCTCAAGCGTCTGCGTCAGCCAGGCCAGCGGATCAACTTCGTTCATCTTGGCGGACTGGATGAGCGTAGAGAGTGTGGCCCAAGTCCTTCCGCCCCCTGCATTTCCGGCAAATAGGCTGTTCTTCCGAACAATTGCCTGGGGTCTGATTGCACGCTCAACAATGTTGGAGTCTATTTCGATGCGCCCGTCATGGAGGAACTGTTCGAAGGCTTCCCGTCGATGAAGGGCATAGCGAATGGCTTCGGCGAGCTTTGATTTTCCAGAGATGCGGGGCAGCGTGTCCTGCCAGAGTTTGTAGAGATCGGCAACGACTGCAGCGGAGGCCTCCTGGCGGGCGGCTGCGCGAACATCGGGGCTTTGTCCGCGCACCTTTTCCTCAATCGACCAAAGTGCGCCCATCTTTTCGATTGTCGCCGTTGCCACCTTGGAACTGTCGTTCGCGTGCAGTTCGTAAAACCGACGGCGACCATGCGCCCAGCATCCTGCCAATAGAGCGCCGTCGTTTCCGCGGTCGGGGCGGGCAACACGGTTATAGGCAGTGTATCCGTCGATTTGCAGGATACCGCGATAGCCTTCGAGATGCCGCGCGACACAATCGCCGGATCGACTGTCTTCAAAACGATAGGCCACCATCGGCGGACCACTGCCGCCGAACGGTCGATCGTCCCGCGCGTACGCCCATAAATACGCTGTCTTTGCCGACCCCGATCCGGGAACAAGTGTCGGTAATGTCGTCTCGTCGGCGAATATTCGTTCACCTCGTTTGATCTGGCTGAAGGTGTAGTCCGCGAGGATCTCGAGTTCGAACCCGAGCTTACCCATCCACCGCGCCATGATACCGCGCTCGACCTCGACATGGTCGCGCAGGAAGATCGCCTCCTGTCGATAGAGCGGCAACCCGTCGCCATATTTGGAGACCGCGATATAGGCGAGCAGCGCTTCCGTCGGAATGCCGCTTTCGACGATATGCGCCGGGGCTGAGGCCTGGATGACGCCGTCTTCGTTCTTGAAGGCATACTTCGGGCGATGGGTGACGATCACCCGGAACTTCGGCGGAATGACATCAAGCCGCTCGGAGGTATCTTCCCCGATCAGGACCTTCTGTTTGCCAGCGTGTTCGGGCAGTTCGTCCGGCTCGATGACTACATGGACCCGCTCCAGGTGCGGCGGGAAGCCCTTGCGCGGGCGCGGCGCACGCTTTGCAGCGCCTGGATTGCGGCCCTTGGAAACCAGCGCCTCAATCGCGGCAATGCCAATGTCGATTTCTTCGAAGACAAACGCGCCCTGTTCGTCCAGGTCTGCCTCGATGGACTTGCCCTGCTTTTCCGAACGGCGGCCATACCTGTATCGATTGAAAGCTTTGAGGATCAGCTTCAACTTGGCGATCTGTTCGTCCGCGTCCGTATTGCGGGCCTTCAGATCAGCGACTTCGTCTTCCAGAACATCGGCGCGCGCAGCCTTTGCTGCCATCGCCATGACCATGGCTTTCAGCGCATCAACGTCATCAGGAAGCTCGAGATCGGCTGGTTTCATGCCCTTATGTAGAGCATGTTTCGGCGAGATTTACCCTCAGTTTCAGCCGCCTGATTCACTCTGCCGCAGGGCTTTTACCCAACAAATTCCGGTCGTTTCACCGTAGCCGAGCGGACCCGTTTCCAGTCCATGCCGTCAACGAGTGCAAGCAGTTGCGCGTGATTGAGCTGCACGCGGGCCGGTCCGATCTTCGGCCAGACGAACTGATTTTTTTCGAGCCGCTTCGAATATAGGCAGACGCCTGAGCCATCCCACCAGGCGATCTTTATTCTGTCTGCTCTTTTGGCGCGGAAAACGTAGAGCGAGCCATTGAAGGGATCACTTCCAGCATCACGCACCAGCGCCAAAAGACTGTCTGGACCTTTGCGGAAGTCAACGGGATGACTGGCCAAGAACACCTTCGTACCAGCCGGTATCATGCAGAGCGTACCGCGCGGATCAGCCTGACGAGATGTGGCTCGTCGATCGCGACATTCACCCGGATCACAGCGTCGCCGATCATGATGTCCGCGGTGGAGCTTTCGCCCCGAGCCGTATCAACAACAGCCTCCGCTTTCAGTCGGGCATTGCGCCGCCACGTGAACAATTGCGATGGGTCGATCCCTATGCGCCTCGCTATCGCAGAAACGCTCGCACCTGGCTCCATGCTTTCGGCTACCGCCTGAGCCTTCAACTCATTTGACCAACGTCGAACCTCTCGCGGCGCGCCCTCCAGGCGACCCGCAACGGCTTCGATCATATGGAACGTTCTATGTTCGGACATAGGTTCAGACATAGCAATTCATACCAAGCTCATTCCCTGAGCTCACACGAATAAACCCGATCCACCGCTATCGCCAGACGGGGTCAATGCACCGCTTACCATCGTTGTGAAGGGTTCCGGCAATCACATTGCTTATGAGGTCGGTGCCAGTCAGATCGCTTACCGCCTATGTGAGAGAACACGATATTTCCGGAATAGACTTCATGAAGATATGAAAATCGATGTCGAAGGATTCGAAGCTGACGTTCTATTATGCGCGAGAGATATAATAGTGAATCACCATCCGAGGGCTATATTATTTGACGAACACGGAGCGGCGAACCGGAGTAAACGCCCTCCATCGACATCTATATCGGTGAACGGGATATACGGTATCCGGACTGTCCCAGTGTCGCGCTCGACTAAGTCGCCTCAGAAATGCACCTCAAACTATTGAGGGTGTCCCTCCATTTGGCTTTCCAGCCCGTCCTCACTCGCGGCCGCGATCCCGTTCAGCGCCCTGTTGCTCGATATCTGCGCCAACGGAGATGGCGATCGCATCCAGTGCGCGCCTGCGTTCCGCAAGATCCGTTCCGGACTTCGCCGAGATCATCACGGCAATATCGTCGGGCGCGATGTTGGATGCAAATGTTTCGACCTCCGTAAAGGGGCTCTCATCACAATAGTTCGCGCACAGCATCCTATTGTCGGAGTAAGGCACCCCACCCAAAACCTCATCGACATAGACCCCGTAAAGAATGCCCTCAGAAAAATGCAGTTGCGACGCAATGGCGGATTGCCACGGCTTGCCGGTTGCTTCCTCTACGCGGTGAAGCATCGAACGTACAACTTTGGGGTCCCAGGCCATCGGCCAGCAAATATAGTCATTCAGGGGTATCCGAGCGCACGCAGGTAATCCCAGCAGCTTCCGGGCCACTCGGTGCCAGAGTATGTGCCTGGGCAATCCCACATGTATCGCGTCGACTGCGCGATAAAACCGGACCTCTCCATCATAGTAGAATGTGTCAACCGAAAACGGACGTATGAACGTCACATCCGAGTCGACGAGAAGCACCACGCTGTCCTGCGATCGAGCGACCGACTCTATCTTGATCAGCTGCTGGGCGATC of the Sinorhizobium chiapasense genome contains:
- the tnpC gene encoding IS66 family transposase; amino-acid sequence: MKPADLELPDDVDALKAMVMAMAAKAARADVLEDEVADLKARNTDADEQIAKLKLILKAFNRYRYGRRSEKQGKSIEADLDEQGAFVFEEIDIGIAAIEALVSKGRNPGAAKRAPRPRKGFPPHLERVHVVIEPDELPEHAGKQKVLIGEDTSERLDVIPPKFRVIVTHRPKYAFKNEDGVIQASAPAHIVESGIPTEALLAYIAVSKYGDGLPLYRQEAIFLRDHVEVERGIMARWMGKLGFELEILADYTFSQIKRGERIFADETTLPTLVPGSGSAKTAYLWAYARDDRPFGGSGPPMVAYRFEDSRSGDCVARHLEGYRGILQIDGYTAYNRVARPDRGNDGALLAGCWAHGRRRFYELHANDSSKVATATIEKMGALWSIEEKVRGQSPDVRAAARQEASAAVVADLYKLWQDTLPRISGKSKLAEAIRYALHRREAFEQFLHDGRIEIDSNIVERAIRPQAIVRKNSLFAGNAGGGRTWATLSTLIQSAKMNEVDPLAWLTQTLERIAAGWPSSDLDALMPWNFKK
- the tnpB gene encoding IS66 family insertion sequence element accessory protein TnpB (TnpB, as the term is used for proteins encoded by IS66 family insertion elements, is considered an accessory protein, since TnpC, encoded by a neighboring gene, is a DDE family transposase.) — protein: MASHPVDFRKGPDSLLALVRDAGSDPFNGSLYVFRAKRADRIKIAWWDGSGVCLYSKRLEKNQFVWPKIGPARVQLNHAQLLALVDGMDWKRVRSATVKRPEFVG
- a CDS encoding transposase gives rise to the protein MIEAVAGRLEGAPREVRRWSNELKAQAVAESMEPGASVSAIARRIGIDPSQLFTWRRNARLKAEAVVDTARGESSTADIMIGDAVIRVNVAIDEPHLVRLIRAVRSA
- a CDS encoding DUF6492 family protein, whose product is MASLSVITPSYRPDLELCRDLNVSLRRFGSMDVTHHVIVPAADRKAFAGIGEVHAADEYLPRSFLRIPGNLWINLRSPTVPVRGWIAQQLIKIESVARSQDSVVLLVDSDVTFIRPFSVDTFYYDGEVRFYRAVDAIHVGLPRHILWHRVARKLLGLPACARIPLNDYICWPMAWDPKVVRSMLHRVEEATGKPWQSAIASQLHFSEGILYGVYVDEVLGGVPYSDNRMLCANYCDESPFTEVETFASNIAPDDIAVMISAKSGTDLAERRRALDAIAISVGADIEQQGAERDRGRE